From one Esox lucius isolate fEsoLuc1 chromosome 11, fEsoLuc1.pri, whole genome shotgun sequence genomic stretch:
- the iqck gene encoding IQ domain-containing protein K: protein MSKLIGAKKSLWHQICEEYESEQPSPPCLAWTDSAGSASTHVSEYSASKHSPVFYGLMAAKVAVDDNPLKNFNPLLSHPALAGYSVWDRPSFSSRKQPPTTTPQWLQNSIIQFLEESVFPVLLPGLEAMLREAQRQHCFEGKRTAFNACDFLTEWLYNQNPCRQGQSRVDFYEIPFVKDWLCTHPRPPLPLSLILSDEQAAVLIQSFWRGYKVRAHPEVQELRQWQRELRDENRDITKTVQEFWARQESRVSSALADLIGDSPFPGCSNSGVSIQVVSPTPQNTVVHTPTAQTTPESAGGGEEMTGEQGTPTDSLTLP from the exons AATATGAGTCTGAGCAGCCCAGTCCACCCTGCTTAGCTTGGACAGACAGTGCCGGTTCCGCGAGCACGCATGTCTCCGAATACAGCGCCAGCAAGCACTCCCCTGTCTTCTATGGTCTCATGGCAGCTAAG GTTGCTGTGGATGATAATCCATTGAAGAATTTCAATCCCCTTTTGAGCCACCCTGCCCTTGCTGGGTACTCCGTGTGGGACAGGCCTTCATTCTCCAGTCGCAAACAGCCTCCAACCACAACTCCCCAATGGCTTCAAA ACTCCATCATCCAGTTCTTGGAGGAGTCTGTGTTTCCAGTGCTGCTGCCTGGACTGGAGGCCATGCTTAGAGAGGCCCAGAGACAACACTGCTTTGAG GGGAAAAGAACGGCATTCAACGCCTGTGACTTCCTAACTGAGTGGTTGTACAA TCAGAACCCCTGCCGACAAGGACAGTCCCGTGTGGACTTCTATGAGATACCGTTTGTGAAGGACTGGCTCTGCACACA tCCCAGACCTCCCCTGCCCCTCTCCCTAATTCTGTCTGACGAGCAGGCTGCTGTTCTCATTCAGTCCTTCTGGCGGGGTTATAAG gtacGGGCTCATCCAGAGGTTCAGGAGCTGCGCCAGTGGCAGAGGGAGCTTAGGGACGAGAACAGAGACATCACCAAAACCGTCCAGGAGTTCTGGGCTCGCCAGGAGAGCCGGG TGAGCTCGGCCTTAGCTGACCTCATCGGGGACTCTCCCTTCCCTGGGTGCTCCAACTCGGGCGTGTCCATCCAGGTGGTCTCCCCGACCCCACAGAACACCGTGGTTCACACCCCCACTGCCCAGACCACCCCCGAGAGCGCCGGGGGTGGCGAGGAGATGACCGGGGAGCAGGGGACACCGACCGACTCACTGACGCTACCCTAG